One part of the Solanum dulcamara chromosome 3, daSolDulc1.2, whole genome shotgun sequence genome encodes these proteins:
- the LOC129881434 gene encoding subtilisin-like protease SBT4.15 — translation MWRSIFIFIFNFCLLVSANNDNQRKSYIVYMGELPNDTRSLFSNHNNILKQAIGSNLALAQQPMVLHSYAKSFNAFVAKLSPEEADILSHREDVISVFPNTIRQLRTTRSWDFIGMPLNVKRKQVESDIIVGVIDTGIWIQSPSFNDEGFGPPPSKWKGKCDQGANFTKCNNKVIGARYFNIGGAGDANELTPADFEGHGTHTASTVGGVPVPGASLYGLAEGTARGGVPSARIATYKACWSMGCSDSDILAAFDAAISDGVDVISLSVGGGGRDFFEDSIAIGAFHALKKGILTCCAAGNSGPDLGTIENVAPWIFTVAASSSDRKFETLAMLGNGVAIPGISINTFEPTKKWFPLTSGTLVEAQNASYYGNSSACDYGTLNESKVKGKIVYCLGSNQPDYNLKGLQGAGTITLSDRMTDTPFITYISSTSINTTYAAQVEKYLNSTKSPQAVIYKTRTVNMTAPFVPSFSSRGPQSVSFNILKPDISAPGLSILAAFTGLNSISSERSKDKRFVKYNVDSGTSMSCPHVAAATAYVKSFHPDWSPAAIKSALMTTATSMKIRPVGAELASGSGQINPRKAINPGLIYDLDIDSYIGYFCKEGYNSTNIALLTGSKMYNCSSIPKVLGADGLNYPSMHLQLLHANESDISAFFYRTVTYVGNGKAVYKAKVRGPKCLSINVVPNILSFSKVNEKKSFRVELKGKFTKEKSWYISSSLVWGGKKPYVKSPILVYRPLLNNVY, via the exons atgtgGAGAAGTATTTTCATTTTCATCTTCAATTTTTGTCTTCTAGTCAGTGCAAATAATGACAATCAAAGAAag TCATATATTGTGTATATGGGAGAACTTCCAAACGACACAAGGTCCTTGTTTAGCAATCACAACAACATTCTCAAACAAGCAATTGGATCAAA TTTAGCACTAGCACAACAACCGATGGTGCTACATAGTTACGCCAAAAGCTTTAACGCATTTGTGGCAAAATTATCGCCAGAAGAAGCAGACATTCTATCTC atAGAGAAGATGTTATTTCAGTGTTTCCAAACACAATTCGACAACTTCGTACTACAAGATCATGGGATTTTATTGGCATGCCATTGAATGTTAAAAGAAAACAAGTTGAAAGTGATATTATTGTTGGTGTTATTGACACAG GAATATGGATTCAATCACCAAGTTTCAATGATGAAGGCTTTGGGCCTCCACCTTCAAAATGGAAAGGCAAGTGTGACCAAGGTGCCAACTTCACTAAATGCAACAA CAAAGTGATCGGAGCACGATACTTTAATATTGGAGGCGCGGGCGATGCTAACGAGCTCACACCGGCCGATTTCGAAGGCCACGGGACCCACACGGCGTCCACGGTCGGTGGAGTACCTGTCCCGGGCGCTAGCTTGTATGGTCTAGCGGAAGGCACCGCCCGCGGAGGGGTCCCATCCGCGCGCATTGCCACCTACAAGGCGTGTTGGTCTATGGGCTGCTCGGACAGCGACATTTTAGCTGCATTCGATGCTGCCATTTCCGACGGGGTTGATGTAATTTCCCTCTCCGTCGGAGGCGGAGGGCGCGATTTTTTCGAGGATTCGATTGCTATTGGTGCATTTCATGCCTTGAAAAAGGGGATTTTGACATGTTGTGCTGCTGGAAATAGTGGGCCTGATTTGGGAACTATTGAAAATGTAGCACCATGGATTTTCACAGTGGCTGCTAGTAGCTCTGATAGAAAATTTGAGACTCTTGCTATGTTGGGTAACGGAGTGGCTATTCCT ggAATTTCAATTAACACATTTGAACCAACGAAAAAATGGTTTCCATTAACCTCTGGAACTCTTGTAGAAGCACAGAATGCATCTTATTATGGAAATTCAAG TGCTTGTGACTATGGGACTTTAAATGAGAGCAAAGTGAAAGGGAAAATAGTATATTGTCTTGGAAGTAATCAACCAGATTATAACCTCAAAGGATTGCAAGGAGCTGGTACAATTACATTATCAGATAGGATGACAGACACTCCATTTATCACATATATATCATCAACAAGTATCAACACTACATATGCTGCACAAGTTGAGAAGTACCTAAATTCTACGaa ATCACCTCAAGCTGTGATATACAAAACAAGAACTGTGAACATGACTGCACCATTTGTGCCTTCTTTTTCATCTAGAGGACCCCAATCAGTCAGTTTCAACATTCTCAAG CCTGATATATCTGCACCTGGATTGAGCATCTTGGCTGCATTTACAGGATTAAATTCTATTAGTAGTGAAAGATCTAAAGACAAGAGATTTGTGAAGTATAATGTTGATTCAGGAACTTCCATGTCTTGTCCACATGTTGCAGCAGCCACTGCCTATGTTAAATCCTTTCATCCTGATTGGTCTCCTGCAGCTATTAAATCTGCTCTCATGACAACCG CTACATCTATGAAGATTAGGCCAGTGGGAGCTGAATTAGCCTCAGGATCAGGACAAATAAATCCAAGAAAGGCAATTAATCCTGGTTTAATATATGACCTAGATATTGACTCATATATTGGCTATTTTTGCAAAGAAGGCTATAACAGTACAAACATAGCTTTACTCACTGGAAGCAAAATGTACAACTGTTCAAGCATTCCAAAAGTATTAGGGGCAGATGGACTAAATTACCCCTCAATGCACTTACAACTTCTCCATGCAAATGAAAGTGACATTTCTGCATTTTTTTATAGAACTGTGACATATGTTGGGAATGGCAAAGCTGTTTATAAAGCAAAAGTTAGGGGACCAAAGTGTCTTTCTATAAATGTTGTGCCAAATATTTTGTCATTTAGTAAAGTGAATGAGAAGAAATCATTTAGAGTTGAGTTGAAAGGAAAGTTCACTAAAGAAAAATCATGGTACATTTCTAGTTCTTTAGTGTGGGGTGGGAAAAAACCTTATGTTAAAAGTCCTATCTTAGTTTATAGGCCATTATTGAATAACGTGTATTAA